The following coding sequences are from one Sciurus carolinensis chromosome 11, mSciCar1.2, whole genome shotgun sequence window:
- the LOC124959718 gene encoding ras-related protein Rab-5C-like, with the protein MAGRGGAARPNGPAAGNKICQFKLVLLGESVVGKSSLVLRFVKGQFHEYQESTIGAAFLTQTVCLDDTTVKFEIWDTAGQEPYHSLAPMYYRGAQAAIMVYDITNTDTFARAKNWVKELQRQASPNIVIALAGNKADLASKRTVEFQEAQAYADDNSLLFMETSAKTAMNVNEIFMAIAKKLPKNEHQNAAGAPGRNRGVDLQENNPASRSQCCSN; encoded by the coding sequence ATGGCGGGTCGGGGAGGAGCAGCACGACCCAATGGACCAGCTGCTGGGAACAAGATCTGTCAGTTTAAGCTGGTCCTGCTAGGGGAGTCTGTGGTGGGCAAATCCAGTCTCGTCCTCCGCTTTGTCAAGGGACAATTCCATGAGTACCAGGAGAGCACAATTGGAGCGGCCTTCCTTACACAGACTGTCTGCTTGGACGACACAACAGTCAAGTTTGAGATCTGGGACACAGCTGGACAGGAGCCGTATCACAGCCTGGCCCCCATGTATTACAGGGGGGCCCAGGCTGCCATCATGGTCTATGACATCACCAACACAGATACATTTGCACGGGCCAAGAACTGGGTGAAGGAGTTACAGAGGCAGGCCAGCCCCAACATTGTCATTGCACTTGCTGGTAACAAGGCAGACCTGGCCAGCAAGAGAACCGTGGAGTTCCAGGAAGCACAGGCCTATGCAGATGACAACAGTTTGCTGTTCATGGAGACATCAGCAAAGACTGCAATGAATGTGAATGAAATTTTCATGGCAATAGCTAAGAAGCTTCCCAAGAATGAGCATCAGAATGCAGCCGGTGCTCCCGGTCGGAACCGAGGGGTGGACCTCCAGGAGAACAACCCAGCCAGCCGGAGCCAGTGCTGCAGCAACTGA